The following coding sequences lie in one Rutidosis leptorrhynchoides isolate AG116_Rl617_1_P2 chromosome 6, CSIRO_AGI_Rlap_v1, whole genome shotgun sequence genomic window:
- the LOC139853828 gene encoding uncharacterized mitochondrial protein AtMg00810-like, with protein sequence MKNLGEIGCFLGLEVDKLENGYFISQRGYARSLLECFNMGESKPMSTPMEPNLKMKKDQGKELKDVKLFRQMVGNLIYLTITRPEIAYSVGIVSQFMQCPTNVHLDAAKRILRYVK encoded by the coding sequence ATGAAGAATCTGGGGGAGATTGGATGTTTTCTTGGCTTGGAAGTTGATAAATTAGAAAATGGGTACTTTATCTCTCAAAGGGGTTATGCAAGAAGTCTCTTGGAATGTTTCAATATGGGGGAGTCAAAGCCTATGAGTACTCCAatggaaccaaacctcaaaatgaagAAAGATCAAGGAAAAGAGCTCAAGGATGTGAAGTTGTTCAGACAAATGGTTGGAAATTTAATCTATCTAACCATCACAAGGCCCGAAATTGCTTACTCGGTTGGCATTGTTTCACAATTTATGCAATGTCCaactaatgttcatcttgatgCAGCAAAAAGGATCCTTCGTTATGTGAAATGA